In Aquimarina spinulae, a single window of DNA contains:
- a CDS encoding M50 family metallopeptidase produces the protein MKNYPLLSILGISLLVFLLWQLPYFGFIQYPLLLLGTWFHEMGHGLTAILVGGKFIYLEIYENGGGIAYSNVSTSYLPFKIARGITAAGGLLGPAISGAILIASARNKMSSKIALWSLIIIMVLSLCLWIHELLALIILSVFAALLFFIAILRVRNLEAFTLLFLGTQCVLSSYLQIGYLFTKQFERDGKVQYSDTQMIAAHLSGTYWMWAICILLISMYLLYKSYRYYLRK, from the coding sequence GTGAAAAACTACCCCTTGCTTTCTATACTAGGAATTAGCTTGCTTGTTTTTTTATTGTGGCAACTTCCCTATTTTGGGTTTATACAATACCCGTTATTACTATTAGGTACCTGGTTTCATGAAATGGGCCATGGCTTAACAGCAATATTGGTGGGAGGTAAGTTTATCTATCTCGAAATATACGAAAACGGAGGAGGTATAGCGTACTCTAATGTTTCGACAAGTTACTTGCCTTTTAAAATTGCCAGAGGTATTACTGCAGCAGGAGGTTTATTAGGTCCGGCAATTTCGGGGGCTATACTTATAGCTTCGGCCAGAAATAAAATGAGTTCTAAAATTGCACTATGGTCACTAATTATAATAATGGTATTATCATTATGCTTATGGATTCATGAACTGCTGGCATTAATTATCCTAAGTGTTTTTGCTGCACTTCTCTTTTTTATCGCAATTCTTAGAGTAAGAAATCTCGAGGCTTTTACACTCTTGTTTTTAGGAACTCAATGTGTGTTAAGTTCATACCTACAAATAGGGTATCTATTTACAAAACAATTCGAACGAGATGGTAAAGTACAATATTCTGATACGCAAATGATTGCAGCTCATTTGTCTGGTACCTATTGGATGTGGGCCATATGTATTCTACTAATTTCCATGTACCTGCTGTATAAAAGTTATCGATATTATCTAAGAAAATGA
- the rsmI gene encoding 16S rRNA (cytidine(1402)-2'-O)-methyltransferase, with protein MSKLYLVPTPIGNLDDMTFRAIKVLKAADLILAEDTRTSGKLLKHFEITTPMQSHHMHNEHKMVDRIIQKLSAGETIALISDAGTPAISDPGFLLTRACVEQGIAVECLPGATAFVPALVNSGLPNDKFIFEGFLPVKKGRQTRLKFLSEESRTMVFYESPHKLIKTLGDFATYFDADRQVSVSRELSKLHEETIRGTVAEVIKHFENKPPKGEIVIIVKGKK; from the coding sequence ATGTCAAAATTATACCTCGTACCCACACCAATTGGTAATCTTGATGATATGACTTTTAGAGCGATAAAAGTTCTTAAGGCGGCAGATTTGATATTAGCCGAAGATACCCGAACCAGTGGAAAATTGTTGAAGCATTTTGAGATAACAACTCCTATGCAAAGTCATCATATGCATAATGAGCATAAAATGGTGGATCGTATTATTCAAAAATTAAGTGCAGGAGAAACTATTGCCTTAATAAGTGATGCAGGTACTCCCGCAATAAGTGACCCTGGATTTTTACTCACCAGAGCATGTGTAGAGCAGGGAATAGCAGTAGAATGCCTTCCCGGAGCAACAGCTTTTGTGCCGGCTTTAGTTAATAGTGGTTTACCTAATGATAAATTTATCTTTGAAGGGTTTCTACCAGTAAAAAAAGGAAGGCAAACCAGATTAAAATTTTTATCTGAAGAATCCAGAACAATGGTGTTTTATGAATCGCCACACAAATTGATTAAGACATTAGGCGATTTTGCAACCTATTTTGATGCAGATCGACAAGTTTCGGTATCACGAGAACTAAGTAAACTTCACGAAGAAACTATACGAGGAACCGTAGCAGAAGTCATAAAGCATTTTGAAAATAAGCCTCCAAAAGGCGAAATTGTAATTATTGTAAAAGGTAAGAAATAG
- a CDS encoding DoxX family protein, translated as MKIIYWIATIALCAIMLYSAQMYFFKTEMVKGFFESFNYPTYIIIPLAVAKVLGIIAILTNKIKWLKEWAYAGFFFDLVLATLAHYHAEHPIGLSVYAILILIVSYTIGKKIRP; from the coding sequence ATGAAAATTATATATTGGATTGCCACGATTGCTTTATGCGCTATAATGCTGTACTCTGCTCAGATGTATTTTTTTAAAACTGAAATGGTAAAAGGTTTTTTTGAAAGTTTTAATTATCCAACATACATCATAATTCCATTGGCAGTGGCTAAAGTATTAGGAATAATAGCTATTCTAACAAATAAAATAAAATGGCTCAAAGAGTGGGCATATGCCGGATTTTTCTTTGATTTAGTATTGGCTACGTTAGCACATTATCATGCAGAACACCCTATAGGGTTATCAGTATATGCAATTTTAATTCTTATCGTTTCCTACACTATTGGTAAAAAAATAAGACCTTAA
- a CDS encoding thymidine kinase — MFLENTVNHKEQFGWIEVICGSMFSGKTEELIRRLKRAQFAKQNVEIFKPAIDVRYNDEMVVSHDANEIRSTPVPAAANIRILADTCDVVGIDEAQFFDDEIVAVCNDLANKGIRVIVAGLDMDFKGNPFGPMPALMATAEYVTKVHAVCTRTGNLAQFSYRKSAKDDLVLLGETDEYEPLSRAAYYKAMLKEKVNQMEVKDPKEVSKKTEKTDE, encoded by the coding sequence ATGTTTCTCGAAAATACGGTAAATCATAAAGAGCAATTTGGGTGGATAGAAGTAATCTGTGGTTCTATGTTTTCGGGTAAAACCGAAGAATTGATTCGCAGATTAAAGCGTGCACAATTTGCCAAACAAAATGTTGAAATTTTTAAACCTGCAATTGATGTTAGGTATAACGATGAAATGGTAGTCTCTCATGACGCTAATGAGATTCGTTCTACTCCTGTTCCTGCAGCAGCTAATATTAGAATTCTTGCCGATACCTGTGATGTTGTTGGCATCGATGAAGCACAATTCTTTGATGATGAAATTGTAGCGGTCTGCAATGATTTGGCAAATAAAGGAATTCGCGTTATCGTTGCAGGATTAGATATGGATTTTAAAGGAAATCCTTTTGGCCCTATGCCAGCATTAATGGCTACAGCAGAATATGTGACCAAAGTACATGCTGTTTGTACCAGGACAGGAAATCTCGCGCAATTTAGCTATAGAAAATCTGCAAAAGATGATTTGGTTTTATTAGGAGAAACAGACGAGTATGAACCTTTAAGTCGGGCTGCATATTATAAAGCCATGCTGAAAGAAAAAGTAAACCAAATGGAGGTTAAAGATCCTAAAGAAGTATCAAAAAAAACTGAAAAAACTGATGAGTAG
- the alr gene encoding alanine racemase, whose protein sequence is MSSVKETVLQINLAHLTHNFNYLKSKVNSNVKILAVVKASGYGSDASVIAKHLEKIGADYFAVAYVSEGITLRESGIKTPILVLHPQPVNFQKLIEYQLEPSLYSLRVLKTFITTATALGQKEYPVHIKFNTGLNRIGFWENDVDHIIENLNTTEAIKVVALLSHLAASEDASERDFTIQQINSFKKIANHMIDKLGYTPILHQSNTSGILNYPEAHFGMVRAGIGLYGYGNDAKYDTALKPVAGLKSVISQIHKLEPGESLGYNRAFIASEFTKTATIPIGHADGISRQYGNKKGFVTIHNKKAYVIGNVCMDMIMVDVTHIDCKEGDEVVIFDADSSAAIVAENSGTISYELLTAISPRVKRVVVEDN, encoded by the coding sequence ATGAGTAGTGTAAAAGAAACCGTTTTGCAAATCAACCTGGCTCATCTTACTCATAATTTTAATTATTTAAAAAGCAAGGTTAACTCTAATGTTAAAATCTTAGCTGTAGTAAAAGCTTCGGGATATGGTAGTGATGCTTCTGTAATTGCAAAACACTTAGAAAAAATAGGAGCAGATTATTTTGCCGTTGCTTATGTTTCAGAAGGTATTACACTTCGAGAATCAGGAATAAAAACTCCTATTCTGGTATTGCACCCACAGCCTGTAAATTTTCAAAAATTAATCGAATATCAATTAGAGCCTAGTCTATATAGTTTAAGAGTTCTCAAAACATTTATAACAACAGCTACTGCTTTGGGTCAAAAAGAGTATCCGGTTCATATCAAATTTAATACGGGGTTAAACCGAATCGGTTTTTGGGAAAATGATGTTGACCATATTATTGAAAATCTCAATACAACTGAAGCGATTAAAGTAGTTGCTCTTCTTTCTCATCTGGCGGCTAGTGAAGATGCTTCAGAAAGAGATTTTACCATACAACAGATCAATTCTTTTAAAAAAATTGCTAATCATATGATTGATAAGTTAGGATACACGCCCATACTTCATCAATCTAATACTTCTGGGATTCTTAATTATCCCGAAGCACATTTTGGTATGGTACGAGCCGGGATAGGATTGTATGGATACGGAAACGATGCAAAATACGATACCGCATTAAAGCCTGTAGCAGGATTAAAATCGGTAATCTCACAAATTCATAAATTAGAACCCGGAGAATCATTAGGGTATAACCGAGCATTCATTGCTTCAGAATTTACAAAAACCGCTACCATACCTATCGGGCATGCCGATGGGATTAGCAGACAGTATGGAAATAAAAAAGGATTTGTAACCATACATAATAAAAAAGCTTATGTTATTGGTAATGTATGTATGGATATGATCATGGTAGACGTTACCCATATTGATTGTAAAGAAGGAGATGAAGTGGTTATTTTTGATGCAGATTCGAGTGCAGCCATAGTCGCCGAAAATTCGGGAACAATCTCTTATGAACTACTTACTGCAATTTCTCCCAGGGTAAAACGTGTTGTTGTCGAGGATAATTGA
- the mscL gene encoding large conductance mechanosensitive channel protein MscL gives MGFFKDFKSFLLKGDIVALATAVVIGGAFNKIVGSAVADIIMPIVGVITGGTDFTQKFIALDGGEYATLAAAQEAGAAVMTYGNLIQAIINFIIVGLFIFMVLKAYEKSKKKEEEAPAAPAGPTQEELLAEIRDLLKK, from the coding sequence ATGGGGTTTTTTAAGGATTTTAAATCTTTCTTACTAAAAGGAGACATCGTTGCACTAGCTACTGCCGTTGTAATCGGAGGTGCGTTTAATAAAATTGTTGGTTCTGCCGTAGCAGATATTATAATGCCTATTGTTGGTGTTATAACCGGTGGAACAGATTTTACTCAAAAGTTTATTGCTCTCGATGGTGGAGAATATGCTACTCTTGCTGCTGCCCAAGAAGCAGGAGCTGCGGTTATGACCTATGGTAACCTGATACAAGCAATAATTAATTTTATTATTGTAGGTTTATTTATCTTTATGGTACTTAAAGCATATGAAAAATCTAAAAAGAAAGAAGAAGAAGCTCCCGCAGCACCAGCAGGACCAACTCAAGAAGAGTTATTAGCAGAAATACGAGATTTATTAAAAAAATAA
- a CDS encoding aspartate-semialdehyde dehydrogenase: MKVAVVGATGLVGTVMLKVLEERNFPVTELIPVASERSIGKQISYKGKEFSVVGLASAIEMKPDVALFSAGGSTSQEWAPKFAEAGITVIDNSSAWRMDPTKKLVVPEINAKSLTKEDKIIANPNCSTIQLVMALGPLHDKYKINRAVISTYQSITGTGVKAVQQLENEYAGEKGEMAYPYPIHRNAIPHCDVFQENGYTKEEMKLVNETQKILDDRTIAVTATAIRIPVVGGHSESVNLEFDSDFNENEIRQLLNETSGVTVQDNPDTNTYPMPIYAEGKNDVFVGRIRRDHSRENALNMWIVSDNLRKGAATNAVQIGEYLVENELIG, translated from the coding sequence ATGAAAGTAGCTGTAGTAGGTGCTACCGGTCTGGTAGGAACCGTAATGTTAAAAGTATTAGAAGAAAGAAATTTTCCGGTAACAGAATTAATTCCTGTAGCGTCAGAACGCTCTATTGGGAAACAAATTTCATATAAAGGCAAGGAGTTTTCTGTAGTAGGACTTGCTTCTGCCATAGAAATGAAACCAGATGTTGCCTTATTCTCTGCCGGAGGAAGTACTTCTCAAGAATGGGCTCCAAAATTTGCAGAAGCAGGAATAACTGTTATCGATAACTCGTCTGCATGGAGAATGGATCCTACAAAAAAACTAGTTGTTCCAGAAATCAATGCTAAATCATTGACCAAAGAAGATAAAATTATTGCTAATCCTAATTGTTCTACTATACAATTGGTTATGGCTTTGGGTCCATTACATGATAAATATAAAATAAATCGTGCTGTGATTTCTACGTACCAATCTATAACAGGTACCGGAGTAAAAGCAGTACAGCAATTAGAAAATGAATATGCTGGTGAAAAAGGAGAAATGGCATATCCATATCCTATTCACCGTAATGCCATCCCGCACTGTGATGTATTTCAGGAAAACGGATATACCAAAGAAGAGATGAAATTGGTAAACGAAACTCAAAAAATCCTTGATGACCGCACTATCGCAGTAACAGCAACAGCAATTCGTATTCCTGTAGTTGGTGGGCATAGTGAGAGTGTAAATCTCGAATTTGATAGTGATTTCAATGAAAACGAAATACGACAACTTCTAAACGAAACCTCTGGAGTTACTGTACAGGATAATCCTGATACCAATACGTATCCTATGCCAATCTATGCCGAAGGCAAAAACGATGTTTTTGTAGGTAGGATTAGAAGAGATCACTCTAGGGAGAATGCTCTTAATATGTGGATAGTATCAGATAATCTGCGTAAAGGAGCTGCTACCAATGCAGTGCAGATAGGAGAATATCTGGTAGAAAATGAACTTATAGGTTAA
- a CDS encoding M14 family zinc carboxypeptidase, producing the protein MNLLKINFLVCVFSVFSATAQDYFLKDKAPFNSEIPSPEEFLGYPIGQQHTRHDQIVAYFIKLAQTSDRATITSYGKTHENRKLVILTVSTPENLNKLSVLKQQHLAFTNPSETPTNYDAVPIFVQLGYNVHGNEPSSSEAAMLTAYTLVASTSAEVKNYIENAVIFIDPTINPDGRDRHTQWANQYRGTPLVSDNYDAEHNEMWPRGRTNHYWFDLNRDWLLGINPESRGKLQWYHEWYPNVVTDFHEMGTNSTYFFEPMKPIGSQDPIMPKENYEDLNNLFAPYFSKALDNIGSFYFTKEAFDGTYPGYGSSYPDLQGALALLFEQASSRGHLQDTEYGTISFPFTIRNQYISSIATVKAAVDNKSKLRKYQQDFFKSAVSNTFKKGNDAYEFGDAYDHNRNKAFIDKLLLHHIKVYKKGARFVVPVKQPQQRMVQTIFETYNKYRDSVFYDASAWSIANFYNMKYKGIKSADMSEEILSTDGLVNVSKVSKSDYAYVMDWDDYNAPAALYFMQSKGLKVASAFKPFSSITSEGNKSFNYGSVMVPVSKQKKTNDEVYAIIKEAQDKYDVPIYSVDSGFSVSGIDLGSRNFQKLDKPKALLLVGEGVSSYEAGEVWHLLDTRVHMPITKLQMSDFGNVPLKKYNVLVMVSGRYNTLDSLRQKKIKDWVSQGNTLVTIARASKWAIDKKIVKEKLTKKTKDTTKSKVIKRLPYVDAGEHIGRERLGGAIFEVNLDITHPLGFGYRDTSLPVYKNNEVFIAPSKNPYSTIAKYTENAHIDGYISADNYENYLKPSASLVVSKLGSGRVILFADNPNFRGSWYGTNRLFLNALFLGNHISVPKVRE; encoded by the coding sequence ATGAACTTGCTAAAAATCAACTTTTTGGTTTGTGTATTCTCTGTTTTTTCTGCTACTGCGCAGGATTATTTCCTTAAAGACAAAGCACCTTTTAATTCAGAAATCCCTTCGCCCGAAGAATTTCTTGGATATCCTATTGGACAGCAACATACTCGCCATGATCAAATTGTAGCATATTTTATTAAACTTGCACAAACTTCTGATCGGGCAACGATCACTAGCTATGGAAAAACTCATGAAAACAGAAAATTGGTAATACTTACTGTTTCTACTCCAGAAAACCTAAATAAGCTTTCTGTACTAAAACAGCAGCATTTAGCATTTACAAATCCTTCTGAGACACCTACTAACTATGATGCAGTACCTATTTTTGTTCAATTAGGATATAATGTACATGGTAATGAACCTTCTAGTTCAGAAGCTGCTATGTTAACAGCATATACGCTGGTGGCATCTACTAGCGCAGAAGTAAAAAATTATATAGAAAATGCTGTAATCTTTATTGATCCGACAATTAATCCAGATGGACGGGACAGACATACGCAATGGGCAAACCAATATAGAGGAACCCCTTTGGTGAGTGATAATTATGATGCAGAGCATAACGAAATGTGGCCTCGGGGACGTACTAACCATTATTGGTTTGATCTTAATCGTGATTGGTTATTAGGTATTAACCCAGAGAGTCGAGGAAAACTACAATGGTATCATGAGTGGTATCCTAATGTAGTAACCGACTTTCATGAAATGGGAACGAATAGCACCTATTTTTTTGAACCTATGAAACCCATTGGTTCTCAGGATCCTATTATGCCCAAAGAAAATTATGAGGATCTAAACAATTTGTTTGCTCCGTATTTTTCTAAAGCTTTGGATAATATTGGCTCATTTTATTTTACCAAAGAAGCTTTTGATGGCACCTATCCTGGATATGGTTCTTCTTATCCCGATTTACAAGGAGCATTAGCACTATTGTTTGAACAAGCTAGTTCTCGCGGACATTTACAGGATACGGAGTATGGAACCATATCGTTTCCATTTACAATTCGTAATCAGTATATATCTAGTATTGCTACTGTTAAAGCTGCGGTTGATAATAAGAGCAAACTACGTAAATACCAACAAGACTTTTTTAAATCAGCAGTTAGCAATACTTTCAAAAAAGGAAATGATGCATATGAGTTCGGAGATGCATACGATCATAATAGAAATAAAGCTTTTATCGATAAACTATTACTTCATCATATAAAGGTTTATAAAAAAGGGGCACGTTTTGTGGTGCCTGTAAAGCAGCCTCAGCAACGTATGGTACAAACGATTTTTGAAACCTATAATAAGTATCGAGATAGCGTATTTTATGATGCTTCGGCATGGAGCATAGCCAATTTTTATAATATGAAATATAAAGGCATAAAATCTGCCGACATGAGTGAAGAAATTCTATCGACAGATGGATTGGTAAATGTTTCAAAAGTATCAAAATCAGACTATGCATATGTTATGGATTGGGATGATTATAATGCTCCGGCGGCTTTGTATTTTATGCAGTCTAAAGGATTAAAAGTAGCCTCGGCATTTAAACCTTTTAGTAGTATAACTTCAGAAGGAAATAAAAGCTTTAATTATGGTAGTGTGATGGTACCGGTAAGTAAGCAGAAGAAAACCAATGACGAGGTGTATGCAATCATTAAGGAAGCACAGGATAAGTATGATGTGCCCATATATTCTGTCGATTCTGGTTTTAGTGTATCAGGAATTGATTTGGGAAGCAGAAATTTTCAGAAATTGGATAAACCAAAAGCATTATTATTGGTTGGTGAAGGCGTTAGTTCTTATGAAGCAGGAGAAGTATGGCATTTGCTGGATACACGAGTGCATATGCCTATAACAAAATTACAGATGAGTGATTTTGGCAATGTACCTCTAAAGAAATATAATGTATTGGTTATGGTTTCGGGAAGATATAATACATTAGATTCTCTTCGTCAGAAAAAAATAAAAGATTGGGTATCACAAGGAAATACCTTGGTTACTATTGCTAGAGCTTCAAAATGGGCGATTGATAAGAAAATTGTAAAAGAGAAACTTACCAAAAAAACAAAGGATACAACAAAGAGTAAAGTAATAAAGCGATTACCATATGTTGATGCAGGAGAGCATATTGGTCGTGAGCGCCTGGGAGGTGCTATTTTTGAAGTTAACCTGGATATCACTCATCCTTTAGGTTTTGGGTATCGCGATACTTCTCTTCCGGTATATAAAAATAATGAAGTGTTTATTGCCCCCAGTAAAAACCCATATTCTACGATTGCCAAGTATACAGAAAACGCACATATAGATGGTTATATTTCTGCCGATAATTATGAAAATTACTTAAAACCTTCGGCTTCGCTAGTTGTAAGTAAATTAGGTAGTGGTCGTGTAATTCTATTTGCTGATAATCCTAATTTTAGAGGTTCTTGGTATGGCACCAATCGTCTGTTTTTGAATGCATTGTTTTTAGGAAATCATATATCTGTGCCTAAAGTAAGAGAATGA
- a CDS encoding DoxX family membrane protein encodes MNKLILILRILLGAMLVVFGSNKFFEFMPAFEFANPDAGIFFGALANSYVLKVVGIIEVIVGLLLLTNKAVPFALVLLAPISVNIILFHATLDPANIGPGALVFLINAFLIFKYWDKYKTLF; translated from the coding sequence ATGAATAAATTGATTTTAATCTTAAGAATACTATTGGGAGCGATGTTAGTCGTTTTTGGAAGTAATAAATTTTTTGAATTCATGCCTGCTTTTGAATTCGCCAATCCCGATGCTGGTATTTTTTTTGGTGCATTAGCCAATAGTTATGTACTAAAAGTAGTAGGGATTATCGAAGTGATTGTCGGACTTTTACTTCTTACAAATAAAGCAGTTCCCTTTGCTCTGGTATTATTAGCCCCTATTTCTGTAAATATTATTTTGTTTCATGCCACATTAGATCCTGCCAACATTGGTCCCGGAGCATTAGTTTTCCTTATAAACGCTTTTTTAATATTTAAATATTGGGACAAGTATAAAACACTTTTCTAA